The following are from one region of the Microbacterium sp. cx-55 genome:
- a CDS encoding biotin--[acetyl-CoA-carboxylase] ligase: MSIPAEGFPLAAAISPRLQVVETTDSTNADVVAAVVQDDAGWPHLAALLTTDQRHGRGRLDRTWTAPAGTALAVSVVVRVPGIPAQARGWVPLIAGAAMTRAVAAQLPESHDVGLKWPNDVLAGGGKISGILAEAVPNHPDAIVIGAGVNTRMPQADLPVSTAVSFEVLGRAADDDRLLADYLSALDELLQKLIAAGGDATASGIRDEITRMCTTIDARVRVSMPDDTVLEGRADRLDEAGRLVVVTGGAEVAVAAGDVTHVRPTP, from the coding sequence ATGTCGATCCCCGCCGAGGGCTTTCCGCTCGCCGCTGCCATCAGTCCGCGTCTGCAGGTCGTGGAGACGACCGATTCGACGAACGCGGATGTGGTCGCGGCGGTCGTGCAGGATGACGCCGGATGGCCGCACCTCGCCGCTCTGCTCACGACCGATCAGCGGCATGGCCGCGGCCGCCTGGACCGCACCTGGACGGCGCCCGCGGGCACGGCGCTGGCCGTGTCGGTCGTCGTGCGCGTACCCGGGATTCCGGCGCAGGCGCGCGGCTGGGTGCCCCTGATCGCGGGCGCGGCGATGACCCGGGCGGTCGCCGCCCAGCTCCCGGAATCGCACGACGTGGGACTCAAATGGCCGAACGACGTGCTGGCCGGCGGCGGCAAGATCTCCGGCATCCTCGCCGAGGCCGTGCCGAATCATCCGGACGCGATCGTCATCGGTGCGGGCGTGAACACGCGGATGCCGCAGGCCGACCTGCCGGTGTCCACCGCCGTGTCCTTCGAGGTGCTGGGGCGAGCCGCCGACGATGACCGTCTGCTCGCCGACTATCTTTCTGCGCTCGACGAACTGCTCCAGAAGCTGATCGCGGCAGGCGGAGACGCCACCGCATCCGGGATCCGAGACGAGATCACGCGGATGTGCACGACCATCGACGCGCGGGTCCGGGTGTCGATGCCCGACGACACCGTGCTCGAGGGACGCGCCGATCGCCTCGACGAGGCGGGCCGGCTGGTCGTCGTCACCGGCGGCGCCGAGGTTGCCGTCGCCGCCGGCGACGTGACCCACGTCCGTCCTACCCCCTGA
- a CDS encoding DNA/RNA helicase — MSIRARLHPLGYIHRGDLVDAGWSADRIRRAVSEEGLLLLRRKWVVDPDADAAIRAAASRGARLTCVSAAAVRNVWVSDEPSGPHLWLPPHASASVEGLRVHRARPIVPAHPRSLVEPIENVLAAIAVCQPLDHARAAWESTVARGIATPEHLAAVTWPGTRARALSAEVEDLSDSGVETIGVARLRRAGVPVRQQVRLAGHDVDGLVGTHLVLQFDGLSFHQAAERRRDLAHDRTLRLLGCTVFRYDYFETVHVAEKMEREVLDAMAQGLHLAPLRAASASGHGSRRLLG, encoded by the coding sequence ATGTCGATTCGCGCGCGTCTGCATCCGCTCGGCTACATCCATCGCGGCGATCTCGTCGATGCGGGGTGGTCCGCCGACCGCATCCGCCGCGCGGTGTCCGAGGAGGGGCTGCTGCTGCTCCGCCGGAAGTGGGTCGTCGATCCGGATGCGGATGCCGCCATCCGCGCGGCGGCGTCACGGGGCGCGCGACTCACGTGCGTCAGCGCCGCGGCGGTCCGGAATGTGTGGGTATCGGATGAACCCTCCGGCCCGCACCTCTGGCTGCCGCCGCACGCGAGCGCGAGCGTCGAGGGCCTCCGCGTGCACCGCGCCCGGCCCATCGTTCCCGCCCATCCGCGCTCGCTGGTCGAGCCGATCGAGAACGTCCTGGCCGCGATCGCCGTGTGCCAGCCGCTCGATCACGCGCGAGCGGCGTGGGAATCCACCGTCGCGCGGGGCATCGCGACACCGGAGCATCTTGCGGCCGTCACCTGGCCCGGCACGCGGGCGCGTGCTCTCAGCGCCGAGGTCGAGGACCTCTCGGACTCCGGGGTGGAGACGATCGGCGTCGCACGGCTCCGACGCGCGGGGGTGCCCGTCCGCCAGCAGGTGCGGCTCGCCGGACACGATGTCGACGGTCTCGTCGGCACTCATCTGGTGCTGCAGTTCGACGGACTCTCCTTCCACCAGGCCGCCGAACGCCGTCGCGACCTCGCGCACGATCGCACGCTCCGCCTGCTCGGCTGCACGGTATTCCGATACGACTACTTCGAGACCGTCCACGTCGCCGAGAAGATGGAGCGGGAGGTTCTCGACGCGATGGCGCAGGGCCTGCATCTGGCGCCCCTGCGGGCGGCATCCGCATCCGGTCACGGCTCCCGGCGCCTCCTGGGATGA
- a CDS encoding PH domain-containing protein — translation MTQPTGLGLSRPLTPAPGVPTPERRIVRTRHHARRLTWSALILIAVAGAVGFFYSNLPSPFEDWMLLTAAGVVVFLFVLLPFLVWWSHTYVITTRRVIERSGILRRRGRELTHVRGYAITERRGILQRMWRTGSLSLDDGVERPLVIRNIPHVALVHEVLVDQVEVNQILAHRDGQSLPPAPPLPGR, via the coding sequence ATGACCCAGCCGACCGGTCTCGGCCTGTCCCGACCGCTCACGCCCGCGCCCGGCGTTCCGACGCCCGAACGCCGCATCGTGCGCACGCGGCATCATGCGCGCCGGCTCACCTGGTCGGCGCTGATCCTGATCGCCGTGGCCGGTGCGGTCGGCTTCTTCTACAGCAACCTGCCGTCGCCCTTCGAGGACTGGATGCTGCTCACCGCCGCGGGCGTCGTGGTCTTCCTGTTCGTGCTGCTGCCGTTTCTGGTCTGGTGGTCGCACACGTACGTCATCACCACGCGCCGCGTGATCGAACGCTCCGGAATCCTCCGACGTCGGGGGCGTGAGCTCACCCATGTCCGCGGTTACGCGATCACCGAACGCCGCGGAATTCTGCAACGCATGTGGCGGACCGGTTCGCTGAGCCTCGACGACGGGGTGGAACGCCCTCTCGTCATCCGCAACATCCCGCACGTCGCGCTCGTGCACGAGGTGCTCGTCGACCAGGTCGAGGTGAACCAGATCCTCGCCCATCGCGACGGGCAGTCGCTGCCGCCCGCGCCGCCCCTTCCCGGGCGTTAG
- a CDS encoding acyl-CoA carboxylase subunit beta — MTDTPDLSTTAGKIADLRQRYQEAVLDAEDAAQKKQHAKNKLTARERIEMLVDHGSFVEMDEYVRHRTTAFGMDKSRPYGDSVVTGVGTIHGRTVAVYAQDFSTFGGSLGEAAGDKIIKVMEFALRGGMPCIGILDSGGARIQEGVVALGKYGEIFRLNTAASGVIPQISIIMGPAAGGAVYSPALTDFVIMVDKTSQMFVTGPDVIKTVTGEDVGMEELGGAHTHNSRSGVAHYLADDEDDAIDYVRSLLGYLPDNNMAEIPTYESAFEFETTDADRFLNTVIPDSANQPYDIRQVIEHIVDGGEFLEVQPLFAPNIMIGFGRVEGRSVGIIANQPSQMAGTLNIDAGEKASRFVRFCDAFSIPIVTLVDVPGYLPGTDQEWTGVIRRGAKLLYAYAEATVPLVTVILRKAYGGAYIVMGSKQLGADVNLAWPTAEIAVMGGQGAVNILYRGELKRAEEAGEDVAAVRTKLANEYTYNVASPFLAAERGELDSIIEPAQTRVAIAKALRSLRGKRASLPPKKHGNIPL; from the coding sequence GTGACGGACACCCCCGACCTCTCGACCACCGCCGGCAAGATCGCGGATCTGCGCCAGCGCTACCAGGAAGCGGTTCTCGACGCCGAGGACGCCGCCCAGAAGAAGCAGCACGCGAAGAACAAGCTGACGGCGCGCGAGCGCATCGAGATGCTCGTCGATCACGGCAGCTTCGTCGAGATGGACGAGTACGTGCGTCACCGCACGACCGCGTTCGGGATGGACAAGTCCCGCCCCTACGGCGACTCCGTCGTCACGGGCGTCGGCACGATCCACGGCCGCACGGTCGCCGTGTACGCGCAGGACTTCTCCACCTTCGGCGGCTCGCTCGGCGAGGCCGCGGGCGACAAGATCATCAAGGTCATGGAGTTCGCCCTGCGCGGCGGCATGCCCTGCATCGGCATCCTCGACTCCGGCGGCGCCCGCATCCAGGAAGGCGTCGTCGCCCTCGGCAAGTACGGCGAGATCTTCCGGCTGAACACCGCCGCATCCGGCGTCATCCCGCAGATCTCGATCATCATGGGCCCCGCGGCCGGCGGCGCGGTGTACTCCCCCGCCCTCACCGACTTCGTCATCATGGTCGATAAGACCAGCCAGATGTTCGTCACCGGCCCCGACGTGATCAAGACCGTCACCGGCGAGGACGTCGGCATGGAAGAACTCGGCGGCGCCCACACCCACAACTCACGCTCCGGGGTCGCGCACTACCTGGCCGACGACGAAGACGACGCGATCGACTACGTCCGCTCGCTGCTCGGGTACCTGCCCGACAACAACATGGCCGAGATCCCGACGTACGAGAGCGCGTTCGAGTTCGAGACGACGGATGCGGACCGCTTCCTCAACACCGTCATCCCCGACTCGGCCAACCAGCCCTACGACATCCGTCAGGTCATCGAGCACATCGTCGACGGCGGTGAGTTCCTCGAGGTCCAGCCGCTGTTCGCACCGAACATCATGATCGGCTTCGGTCGCGTCGAAGGTCGCTCGGTCGGCATCATCGCGAACCAGCCGTCGCAGATGGCCGGCACGCTGAACATCGACGCGGGCGAGAAGGCCAGCCGCTTCGTGCGGTTCTGCGACGCCTTCTCCATCCCGATCGTCACGCTCGTCGACGTGCCCGGCTATCTGCCGGGCACAGACCAGGAGTGGACGGGTGTCATCCGTCGCGGTGCGAAGCTGCTGTACGCCTACGCGGAGGCCACCGTGCCGCTCGTGACGGTCATCCTCCGCAAGGCCTACGGCGGCGCGTACATCGTGATGGGCTCCAAGCAGCTCGGCGCCGATGTGAACCTCGCGTGGCCGACCGCGGAGATCGCCGTGATGGGCGGTCAGGGCGCAGTCAACATCCTCTACCGGGGCGAACTCAAGCGCGCCGAAGAGGCCGGCGAAGACGTCGCCGCGGTCCGCACCAAGCTCGCGAACGAGTACACCTACAACGTCGCGTCGCCTTTCCTCGCGGCAGAGCGCGGCGAGCTCGACAGCATCATCGAGCCCGCCCAGACGCGTGTCGCGATCGCGAAGGCGCTGCGTTCGCTGCGCGGCAAGCGTGCCAGCCTGCCGCCCAAGAAGCACGGGAACATCCCCCTGTGA